The Pseudomonas iranensis genome includes a window with the following:
- a CDS encoding DUF1652 domain-containing protein, giving the protein MFLSALELRNIIESSFLPKRCQCTLSPDLSMSVKVFGDHRTDQADLYVSGIDASRLNSCREINNLVAGLRSDLAQQTTTHQTSARSRAV; this is encoded by the coding sequence ATGTTTTTATCTGCCTTGGAATTACGCAATATCATTGAAAGCAGCTTCCTGCCGAAACGCTGCCAGTGCACGCTGTCACCCGACTTGTCGATGTCCGTCAAAGTGTTTGGCGACCATCGGACCGACCAAGCCGATCTCTACGTCAGCGGAATCGACGCCAGCCGCCTGAACAGCTGCCGTGAAATCAACAACCTGGTCGCTGGCCTGCGTTCCGACCTCGCGCAACAAACCACGACACATCAAACCAGCGCTCGTTC
- the eco gene encoding serine protease inhibitor ecotin, with protein sequence MNSLRICAITGLLIANLSTLAHAAKLEDVAPYPKAEAGFTRQVIHLPKQEQEENFQVEILAGKTLEVDCNRQRLGGVLDEKNLQGWGYPFYRLEKVIGPMSTMMACPPGSQKKRAFVPVVGDGFMLRYNSKLPVVVYAPSDVEVRYRIWSASEKVGTALQE encoded by the coding sequence ATGAATTCCTTACGCATTTGCGCGATCACTGGGCTGTTAATCGCCAATCTTTCCACCCTCGCCCACGCCGCCAAGCTCGAAGACGTGGCGCCGTATCCCAAAGCCGAAGCCGGGTTTACCCGTCAGGTCATCCATCTGCCGAAACAAGAGCAGGAAGAGAATTTCCAGGTTGAAATTCTCGCCGGCAAAACCCTCGAAGTGGATTGCAATCGCCAGCGTCTGGGCGGTGTTCTCGATGAAAAGAACCTGCAAGGCTGGGGCTATCCGTTCTATCGCCTGGAAAAGGTCATCGGCCCGATGAGCACGATGATGGCCTGCCCGCCCGGCAGCCAGAAAAAGCGCGCTTTCGTTCCGGTTGTCGGTGACGGCTTCATGTTGCGCTACAACAGCAAGTTGCCAGTCGTGGTGTACGCGCCATCGGACGTCGAAGTGCGCTATCGCATCTGGTCGGCGTCGGAAAAAGTCGGCACCGCCCTGCAGGAATAA